In the genome of Solidesulfovibrio sp., one region contains:
- a CDS encoding AsmA family protein: MPTTAPQPPKIAGNLRRLSRLIALVAVCAVLLVFVLPLAARQIIGPAKLKAVAEQALTDALGRRVTIEGEVSLLFAPWFGLAMGPVSVADAPGFGDSPMIAFRRLEMTIRVLPLFARVVSPGSVRVRDLHLHLRRDADGRGNWQDLARPSTAPAPEAPGWEIAPEPRDVEVENASVDYRDAATGRTMAVRDVRLKTGHGQPFSFSLSLRAEGFAPGGYLEAHARGKAAIDPAGRGLILEKTIVETGLVLESPLVPGGASPLRLVSRLAAAYDPATDSLALTELDARTAGARLTGSALVTDPDGAARIRTDLALALDMDGAWRELLGLAGAEGPDSLVAAPSAPAREPAPGAPQRESLSADNPPPPPGRAVLSLRAAAEAGRLDVERLELALPKGRLTGEGRFVAGAPSHLDAAFVAEDVDFDALPRPAGHVGWPWPVVLPTNGRCDARLELRRCKLAGLAVSDGQVTARGQDGLLRLAPAAFVLPGGVASLDARFDAGPAPAAPGAAEADLGLGLDIRAALQPLHAPGATPQGPTQARLLGRLRADGAKGNLSAQSPDPAQALELLGLGGLVPAMGPIEAKSAFSVTPGDGRAVARAALSGLEAKLAGAALRGRVGYDAAASPNLDFDLALDSLDLDRLGGLAGLAAPGGGQPAARAQAEGRLRIERLAGRGVEARNLALGLALGGGRWEAAVNGGELFGGRLSGKIEAEPAGRVTGSLQLAGAEARRLPGGPGLSGALAAKATIEGTLGTKHHPAGLTAAIEAEAPQLGYAAGGRNQSLTGVKAALAVKAKRAGTEGFDGEAGLTASLATGLGLREARLTASGPWSLDASGRPRESQPVKIEATGLARLTEAGKPVKVSLAGQVTPEADGGFSAADLRLDAGGLGAAVKLARKAGDGGQTTFSLDTGPFSPRKALADWGAALPAGLPADRLAKGSLSFSGAIAGGNWDIKRLALSVDDVNVTGSASLVGGDPKRGKWDLHVDRLDCDAYFPHQPTSGPPPPAERRKPLDLRLMRELALEARAHIGWLRKGNVTFDATTVTAGAKGGQFTYRQESPRFYGGRFSADIRGDARDTALKTLIELKLESIEIARFLRDWAEGDTLDSGSSTFILAGRTSGENEEELRANLAGNASLQVTRGALKVREPAKPGGQPTSENIPFDVFSSSWFSKGGVAHTDDFRIESPRMRVTGKGFVDLRDETINLSLAAALTSGGEVPATIIGPLDGPKLTIDRSKLLGDLVYRLLQGIVSIPGKAVTRILQIR; the protein is encoded by the coding sequence ATGCCGACCACCGCGCCCCAACCGCCGAAGATCGCGGGGAACCTCCGCCGCCTGTCGCGCCTGATCGCCTTGGTGGCCGTCTGCGCCGTGCTGCTGGTGTTCGTGCTGCCCCTGGCCGCCCGGCAAATCATCGGCCCGGCCAAGCTCAAGGCCGTGGCCGAGCAGGCCCTCACCGACGCCCTGGGCCGGCGCGTGACCATCGAGGGCGAGGTTTCGCTGCTGTTCGCGCCCTGGTTCGGCCTGGCCATGGGGCCGGTCAGCGTGGCCGACGCCCCGGGCTTCGGCGACAGCCCCATGATCGCCTTCCGCCGCCTGGAGATGACCATCCGCGTGCTGCCGCTTTTTGCCCGCGTCGTCTCGCCGGGCTCGGTGCGGGTGCGCGACCTGCACCTGCACCTGCGCCGCGACGCCGACGGCCGGGGCAACTGGCAGGACCTGGCCAGGCCCTCGACCGCCCCGGCCCCCGAGGCCCCGGGCTGGGAGATCGCCCCCGAGCCCCGCGACGTGGAAGTGGAAAACGCCTCGGTGGATTACCGCGACGCGGCCACGGGCCGGACCATGGCCGTGCGGGACGTGCGGCTCAAGACCGGCCACGGCCAGCCCTTTTCCTTTTCCCTGTCGCTTCGGGCCGAGGGTTTCGCGCCGGGCGGCTATCTCGAAGCCCACGCCCGGGGCAAGGCCGCCATCGACCCGGCCGGCCGGGGCCTCATCCTCGAAAAAACCATCGTCGAAACCGGGCTCGTCCTGGAAAGCCCGCTGGTCCCGGGCGGCGCCTCGCCCCTGCGCCTGGTCTCGCGCCTGGCCGCCGCCTACGACCCGGCCACGGACAGCCTGGCCCTGACCGAACTGGACGCCCGGACCGCCGGGGCGCGGCTGACGGGCTCGGCCCTGGTCACGGACCCGGACGGCGCGGCCAGAATCCGCACCGACCTGGCCCTGGCCCTGGACATGGACGGCGCCTGGCGCGAGCTGCTGGGCCTGGCCGGGGCCGAGGGCCCGGACAGCCTGGTGGCCGCGCCCTCGGCCCCGGCCAGGGAACCCGCGCCGGGGGCGCCACAGCGGGAGAGCCTGTCGGCCGACAATCCGCCCCCCCCGCCGGGCCGGGCGGTCCTGTCCCTGCGGGCGGCGGCCGAGGCCGGGCGCCTGGACGTGGAACGCCTCGAACTGGCCCTGCCCAAGGGGCGCCTCACGGGCGAAGGGCGTTTCGTCGCAGGCGCCCCGTCCCATCTGGACGCGGCCTTCGTGGCCGAGGACGTGGATTTCGACGCCCTGCCCCGGCCGGCCGGGCACGTCGGCTGGCCCTGGCCGGTGGTCCTGCCGACGAACGGCCGGTGCGACGCCAGGCTGGAGCTTCGCCGCTGCAAGCTGGCCGGCCTGGCCGTCTCCGACGGCCAGGTCACGGCGCGCGGCCAGGACGGCCTGCTGCGCCTGGCCCCGGCCGCCTTCGTCCTGCCGGGCGGCGTGGCCTCCCTGGACGCCCGCTTCGACGCCGGTCCGGCGCCGGCCGCCCCAGGCGCGGCCGAGGCGGACCTGGGGCTCGGCCTGGACATCCGGGCCGCCCTCCAGCCGCTGCACGCCCCGGGCGCCACGCCCCAGGGACCGACCCAAGCCCGCCTCCTGGGCCGGCTGCGCGCCGACGGGGCCAAGGGCAACCTGTCCGCCCAAAGCCCGGACCCGGCCCAGGCCCTGGAGCTGCTCGGCCTGGGCGGGCTTGTCCCGGCCATGGGGCCCATCGAGGCCAAAAGCGCCTTTTCCGTGACCCCGGGCGACGGCCGCGCCGTGGCCCGGGCGGCGCTTTCGGGCCTGGAGGCCAAGCTCGCCGGCGCGGCCCTGCGCGGCCGGGTCGGCTATGACGCCGCGGCCTCCCCCAACCTCGATTTCGACCTGGCCCTGGACAGCCTGGACCTGGACCGCCTGGGCGGCCTGGCCGGGCTGGCCGCGCCGGGTGGCGGCCAGCCCGCCGCGCGGGCGCAGGCCGAGGGCAGGCTGCGCATCGAGCGCCTGGCCGGCCGGGGCGTCGAGGCCCGCAACCTCGCCCTGGGGCTCGCCCTGGGCGGCGGCCGGTGGGAGGCCGCCGTCAACGGCGGCGAACTGTTCGGCGGGCGGCTTTCGGGCAAGATCGAGGCCGAACCGGCCGGGCGCGTCACCGGCAGCCTGCAACTGGCCGGGGCCGAGGCCAGGCGCCTGCCCGGCGGCCCGGGCCTGTCCGGGGCGCTGGCGGCCAAGGCCACGATCGAGGGCACGCTCGGCACCAAACACCACCCCGCCGGGCTGACCGCCGCCATTGAGGCCGAAGCCCCCCAACTGGGCTACGCCGCCGGGGGCAGGAACCAAAGCCTGACCGGGGTCAAGGCCGCGCTGGCCGTCAAGGCCAAGCGGGCCGGCACCGAGGGTTTCGACGGCGAGGCCGGCCTGACCGCCTCCCTGGCGACGGGCCTGGGGCTGCGCGAGGCCCGCCTGACCGCTTCCGGCCCCTGGTCCCTGGACGCCTCGGGCCGGCCGCGCGAATCCCAGCCCGTCAAGATCGAGGCCACGGGCCTGGCCCGCCTGACCGAGGCCGGCAAGCCGGTCAAGGTCTCCCTGGCCGGCCAAGTGACCCCGGAGGCGGACGGCGGCTTTTCCGCCGCCGACCTGCGCCTGGACGCCGGCGGGCTGGGGGCCGCGGTCAAGCTCGCCCGCAAGGCCGGCGACGGCGGCCAGACGACCTTCAGCCTGGACACCGGCCCCTTTTCCCCGCGCAAGGCCCTGGCCGACTGGGGCGCCGCCCTGCCGGCGGGGCTTCCCGCCGACCGGCTGGCCAAGGGCTCCCTGTCCTTTTCGGGCGCCATCGCCGGAGGCAACTGGGACATCAAGCGCCTGGCCCTTTCCGTCGACGACGTGAACGTCACCGGCTCGGCCAGCCTGGTCGGCGGCGACCCCAAACGCGGCAAATGGGACCTGCACGTGGACCGGCTCGACTGCGACGCCTATTTTCCGCACCAGCCGACCTCGGGGCCACCGCCCCCGGCCGAGCGGCGCAAGCCCCTGGACCTGCGCCTGATGCGCGAACTGGCCCTGGAGGCCCGGGCTCACATCGGCTGGCTCAGGAAGGGCAACGTCACCTTCGACGCCACGACGGTGACAGCCGGCGCCAAGGGCGGCCAGTTCACCTACCGCCAGGAATCGCCGCGCTTCTACGGCGGCCGGTTTTCCGCCGACATCCGGGGCGACGCCCGCGACACGGCGCTTAAGACCCTGATCGAACTCAAGCTCGAAAGCATCGAGATCGCCCGGTTCCTGCGGGACTGGGCCGAGGGCGACACCCTGGATTCCGGCTCCTCCACCTTCATCCTGGCCGGGCGCACCAGCGGCGAAAACGAGGAGGAACTGCGCGCCAACCTGGCCGGCAACGCCAGCCTGCAAGTCACCCGGGGGGCGCTTAAGGTCCGCGAGCCGGCCAAGCCCGGCGGCCAGCCCACCTCGGAAAACATCCCCTTCGACGTCTTCTCCTCGTCCTGGTTCTCCAAGGGCGGCGTGGCCCACACCGACGACTTCCGCATCGAGAGCCCGCGCATGCGCGTGACCGGCAAGGGCTTCGTGGACCTGCGCGACGAGACCATCAACCTGTCCCTGGCCGCCGCCCTGACCAGCGGCGGCGAGGTCCCGGCCACCATCATCGGCCCCCTGGACGGCCCCAAACTCACCATCGACCGCAGCAAGCTTCTGGGCGACTTGGTCTACCGCCTGCTCCAGGGCATCGTCAGCATTCCCGGCAAGGCCGTCACCCGCATCCTGCAGATCCGGTAA
- a CDS encoding chemotaxis protein, with the protein MPQADILLEAGTNELEVIEFFIDEGPERGHCAFGINVAKVLEVIESPGLTPLAGAPHPCFMGAIPLRGLVLPVLDLAVWLDIPRVPHKNEIILVTRFNDRTTGFLATGVTLIHRVLWRDVEPPHPALANLAGNCITGLVRLEDRFIQLLDLEKILLELDADLAAGPMPAPSASRLRALIVEDSGIMRQMIHDRLEEANFEVTLARNGQQALDILRDPGRTPPDIVISDIEMPLMDGYTLTKTIKDDPRLAATPVVLFSSLVTDELRHRGAEVGADGQITKPQFANLADLARSLIASRTRRGGEAA; encoded by the coding sequence ATGCCTCAAGCCGATATCCTCCTCGAAGCGGGAACCAACGAACTTGAGGTCATCGAGTTTTTCATCGACGAGGGCCCCGAGCGCGGCCACTGCGCCTTCGGCATCAATGTGGCCAAGGTGCTCGAGGTCATCGAGAGCCCGGGGCTGACGCCCCTGGCCGGCGCGCCCCATCCCTGCTTCATGGGCGCCATTCCCCTGCGCGGGCTGGTCCTGCCCGTGCTCGACCTGGCCGTCTGGCTGGACATCCCCCGGGTTCCCCATAAAAACGAGATCATCCTCGTCACCCGCTTCAACGACCGCACCACCGGTTTCCTGGCCACGGGCGTGACGCTGATCCACCGGGTCCTGTGGCGCGACGTGGAACCGCCCCACCCGGCCCTGGCCAACCTCGCCGGCAACTGCATCACCGGCCTCGTCCGCCTGGAGGACCGGTTCATCCAGCTGCTCGACCTGGAAAAGATCCTCCTCGAACTGGACGCCGACCTCGCGGCCGGCCCCATGCCCGCCCCGTCGGCCAGCCGCCTGCGGGCGCTGATCGTGGAGGATTCGGGCATCATGCGCCAGATGATCCACGACCGCCTGGAAGAGGCCAACTTCGAGGTGACCCTGGCCCGAAACGGCCAGCAGGCCCTGGATATCCTGCGCGATCCCGGCCGGACCCCGCCGGACATCGTCATCTCCGACATCGAGATGCCGCTGATGGACGGCTACACGCTCACCAAGACCATCAAGGACGATCCGCGCCTGGCCGCCACGCCCGTGGTGCTTTTTTCGTCGCTGGTCACCGACGAGCTGCGCCACCGCGGGGCCGAGGTCGGCGCCGACGGCCAGATCACCAAGCCCCAGTTCGCCAACCTGGCCGACCTCGCCCGGTCGCTGATCGCCTCCCGCACCCGGCGAGGCGGCGAGGCGGCCTAG
- a CDS encoding glycosyltransferase, translating into MAALPPPPPFPATPETDTDGTVRDVRVTDARGRQLHLAGRGGPAAEAARAVAALAAGGMPVFVGAGLGAGIAAARKARAGPIFVCDRLETVRAATGVGKDLTADADIRFVDDADPAVAVGRVTGAARQAGFARLAVIVDPACARLDPQWCQAVRQGLGGYDALRERLTSRRFTGQTRRVLLLRRPYFLYREIEAALSRLGVAFRVVDTGRGATGREGAVADILAAVAEFRPDMGLTVNHLGLDREGRLTGLLADIGLPLASWFVDSPRLILHDYAGLASPLVMVFSYDADSLAELRASGFSQAAWLPLATDPERFRPLADPGAPHPWRSGASFVGAAMVGQAAAALARLGPYPALARELPRAAAAFAASPEKSARRFLTADPGCAGPLAALPTAEARLDAELALTWEATRRYRQACVKGLLPFSPLVVGDAGWETALPGVGRAWRRLPGLDYYDDLPGFYPRSAVNLNTTSLQMKGAVNQRVFDAPAAGAFVLTDAREQLGALFDPARETAVYADPGEIPDMVRHYLARPGERSRIAAAARARVLAEHTYDKRLASLLGAMQKAFGG; encoded by the coding sequence ATGGCCGCCCTGCCACCGCCACCGCCCTTTCCCGCCACGCCCGAGACCGATACGGACGGGACCGTGCGCGACGTGCGCGTCACGGACGCGCGGGGACGGCAGCTCCATCTGGCCGGCCGGGGCGGGCCGGCGGCCGAGGCGGCCCGGGCCGTGGCCGCCCTGGCCGCGGGGGGGATGCCGGTTTTTGTCGGCGCCGGCCTTGGCGCGGGCATCGCCGCCGCCCGAAAAGCCCGGGCCGGCCCGATCTTCGTGTGCGACCGGCTGGAAACCGTGCGCGCCGCCACGGGCGTGGGCAAGGACCTCACCGCCGACGCGGACATCCGTTTCGTGGACGACGCCGACCCGGCCGTGGCGGTGGGGCGCGTCACCGGCGCCGCCCGCCAGGCGGGATTCGCCCGGCTGGCCGTGATCGTCGACCCGGCCTGCGCGCGCCTGGACCCGCAGTGGTGCCAGGCCGTGCGCCAAGGCCTCGGCGGCTACGACGCCCTTCGGGAACGCCTCACCAGCCGCCGGTTCACCGGGCAGACCCGCCGGGTCCTGCTGCTGCGCCGGCCCTACTTCCTCTACCGCGAGATCGAGGCGGCGCTTTCGCGCCTGGGGGTGGCCTTTCGGGTGGTGGATACGGGCCGGGGGGCGACCGGCCGGGAGGGGGCGGTGGCCGACATCCTGGCCGCCGTGGCCGAGTTCCGGCCGGACATGGGGCTGACCGTCAACCACCTGGGGCTCGACCGGGAAGGCCGGCTGACCGGGCTTCTGGCCGACATCGGCCTGCCCCTGGCCTCCTGGTTCGTGGACAGCCCCCGGCTGATCCTGCACGACTACGCCGGGCTGGCCTCGCCCCTGGTCATGGTCTTTTCCTACGACGCCGACAGCCTGGCCGAACTGCGTGCCTCGGGCTTTTCCCAGGCCGCCTGGCTGCCCCTGGCCACGGACCCCGAGCGTTTCCGGCCCCTGGCCGACCCGGGCGCGCCCCATCCCTGGCGGTCGGGCGCCTCCTTCGTCGGCGCCGCCATGGTCGGCCAGGCCGCCGCGGCCCTGGCCCGGCTCGGGCCGTACCCGGCCCTGGCCCGGGAGCTGCCCCGGGCGGCGGCGGCCTTTGCCGCCTCGCCGGAAAAAAGCGCCCGCCGCTTCCTTACGGCCGACCCCGGCTGCGCCGGGCCGCTTGCGGCCCTGCCCACGGCCGAGGCCCGCCTGGACGCCGAACTGGCCCTGACCTGGGAGGCGACCCGGCGCTACCGCCAGGCCTGCGTCAAGGGCCTTTTGCCCTTTTCGCCGCTGGTTGTCGGCGACGCCGGCTGGGAAACGGCCCTGCCGGGAGTCGGCCGGGCCTGGCGGCGCCTTCCCGGCCTCGACTACTACGACGACCTGCCGGGGTTTTACCCGCGAAGCGCGGTCAACCTCAACACCACCAGCCTGCAGATGAAGGGCGCCGTCAACCAGCGGGTTTTCGACGCCCCGGCCGCCGGGGCCTTCGTGCTGACCGACGCCCGGGAACAGCTCGGAGCGCTGTTCGATCCGGCCCGCGAGACGGCCGTCTATGCCGATCCGGGCGAGATCCCGGACATGGTGCGCCACTACCTGGCCCGGCCCGGGGAGCGCTCGCGCATCGCGGCCGCGGCCCGGGCCCGGGTCCTGGCCGAGCACACCTACGACAAGCGGCTGGCCAGCCTGCTTGGGGCCATGCAAAAGGCCTTCGGCGGGTAG
- a CDS encoding glycosyltransferase family A protein, translating to MTHRATPSATPPPDALRPVAPLWAFGLEGGWLSRHLAAGLAAAAGDAPRLAGIRDALAAWNVERQPLHPAFAAAALAAGRRLGDPPARRAMCAALARPGAPRPADAAWPALRDGPDPDAAQAFLAAALADPAAAPAWRGRAFDFALAKGRPRLARAVAASLAADASLAPVAPRILAEAALAWDGPAAGLTALADLDRERFPRFHALAASHCLAETGRRDEATAILADLWRGQRWHPGLTLRLHALARPLPPADLDALPGRLFVFLYTCNRAALLEATLDSLAAARLGPAVVTVLDNGGHDDTPAVCRRAADRFGPGRFRVLRLPVNIGAPAARNWLAAAHGPGPEDLAAYVDDDVRLPPDWLEVLAGALAADPAADAAGARIVAAAPGAARLVQSADVRLLAPDAAHAVRPLINHGPGPDLGLLATVRPCASVSGCCHLLRGRAIAGGAPFDVRFSPSQFDDLARDLHGFLAGRRAVYAGVCAVAHHQHAGPAQARDRAAVGQLAGARAKLDGLFDPARMAVVARRDLDTAWEELSDKWRDLRETRLPGT from the coding sequence ATGACACACCGCGCCACCCCATCCGCCACCCCGCCCCCGGACGCCCTGCGCCCGGTGGCGCCCCTGTGGGCCTTCGGCCTGGAGGGCGGCTGGCTGTCGCGCCATCTGGCCGCCGGCCTGGCGGCGGCGGCCGGGGACGCGCCCCGCCTGGCCGGCATCCGCGACGCCCTGGCCGCCTGGAACGTGGAGCGCCAGCCCCTTCACCCGGCCTTCGCCGCCGCCGCCCTGGCCGCCGGCCGCCGCCTGGGCGATCCGCCCGCGCGGCGGGCCATGTGCGCCGCCCTGGCCAGGCCCGGCGCGCCGCGCCCGGCCGACGCCGCCTGGCCGGCCCTGCGCGACGGCCCGGACCCGGACGCGGCCCAGGCCTTCCTGGCCGCCGCCCTGGCCGACCCGGCCGCCGCCCCGGCCTGGCGCGGCCGGGCCTTCGACTTCGCCCTGGCCAAGGGGCGGCCGCGACTGGCCCGGGCCGTGGCGGCCAGCCTCGCCGCCGACGCGTCCCTCGCCCCGGTCGCCCCGCGCATCCTGGCCGAGGCCGCCCTGGCCTGGGACGGGCCGGCGGCCGGCCTCACGGCCCTGGCCGACCTGGACCGGGAACGCTTTCCCCGCTTCCACGCCCTGGCCGCGAGCCATTGCCTGGCCGAAACCGGACGCCGCGACGAGGCGACGGCCATCCTGGCCGACCTGTGGCGGGGCCAGCGCTGGCACCCCGGCCTGACCCTGCGCCTGCACGCCCTGGCCCGGCCCCTGCCTCCGGCCGACCTCGACGCCCTGCCCGGTCGGCTGTTCGTCTTCCTCTACACCTGCAACCGGGCCGCCCTCCTGGAGGCGACCCTGGACAGCCTGGCCGCCGCCCGGCTCGGCCCGGCCGTGGTCACGGTTCTCGACAACGGCGGCCACGACGACACGCCGGCGGTCTGCCGCCGGGCGGCGGACCGGTTCGGACCGGGCCGCTTTCGCGTCCTCCGGCTGCCGGTCAACATCGGCGCCCCGGCCGCCCGCAACTGGCTGGCCGCCGCCCACGGCCCGGGGCCGGAAGACCTGGCCGCCTACGTCGACGACGACGTGCGCCTGCCGCCGGACTGGCTGGAGGTGCTGGCCGGGGCGCTGGCCGCCGACCCGGCGGCCGACGCGGCCGGGGCGCGCATCGTCGCCGCCGCGCCCGGGGCGGCCCGGCTGGTCCAGTCCGCCGACGTGCGCCTGCTGGCCCCGGACGCCGCCCACGCCGTGCGGCCGCTTATCAACCACGGCCCGGGGCCGGACCTGGGGTTGCTGGCCACGGTGCGCCCCTGCGCCTCGGTCTCGGGCTGCTGCCACCTGCTGCGCGGCCGGGCGATCGCCGGCGGCGCGCCTTTTGACGTACGCTTCTCGCCCAGCCAGTTCGACGACCTGGCCCGGGACCTGCACGGCTTCCTGGCCGGCCGCCGGGCCGTCTACGCCGGCGTGTGCGCCGTCGCCCACCACCAGCACGCCGGCCCGGCCCAGGCCCGGGACCGGGCGGCCGTGGGCCAGCTGGCCGGGGCGCGGGCCAAGCTCGACGGCCTGTTCGACCCGGCCCGGATGGCAGTCGTCGCCAGACGCGACCTGGATACGGCCTGGGAGGAACTTTCGGACAAATGGCGGGACCTGCGCGAGACGCGCCTGCCGGGAACCTAG
- a CDS encoding LysM peptidoglycan-binding domain-containing protein yields the protein MPWKPRRLALALVPAVLAAALVAGCGKYDHLERNMQYVSDDLLRQDAQVAWESLEKAHDAWRAAGGGREPGNRMFTAYQDAYVQYAIVYNELLERTDRRAVGRIYLRAPTDELPPPPPGVAVKNPGKAAAPPAAEPQARDLSDTAPGAPVTASPVVAAPPKAVPVAPPAGDNPFALPRGEAAALRKPAPGDGAAPAPGGDRYVVAKGDTLRSIAKRLGITEKSLMEANGLTDPDKIAAGKSLIIPAR from the coding sequence ATGCCTTGGAAACCGCGTCGGCTCGCGCTGGCCCTCGTGCCCGCCGTGCTGGCCGCCGCCCTCGTCGCGGGCTGCGGCAAATACGATCATCTGGAAAGGAACATGCAGTACGTCTCGGACGACCTGCTGCGCCAGGACGCGCAGGTGGCCTGGGAGAGCCTGGAGAAGGCCCACGATGCCTGGCGCGCCGCCGGCGGCGGCCGCGAGCCGGGCAACCGCATGTTCACCGCCTACCAGGACGCCTACGTCCAGTACGCCATCGTTTACAACGAACTGCTCGAACGTACCGACCGCCGGGCCGTGGGGCGCATCTATCTGCGCGCCCCCACCGACGAACTGCCGCCCCCGCCGCCGGGCGTGGCCGTGAAAAACCCCGGAAAGGCCGCTGCTCCCCCCGCCGCCGAGCCCCAGGCCCGGGACTTGAGCGACACGGCACCGGGGGCGCCCGTCACGGCCTCGCCCGTGGTCGCCGCGCCGCCCAAGGCGGTCCCCGTGGCCCCGCCGGCCGGGGACAATCCCTTCGCTCTGCCGCGCGGCGAAGCCGCCGCCCTGCGGAAGCCGGCCCCAGGGGACGGCGCCGCCCCGGCCCCCGGCGGCGACCGCTACGTCGTGGCCAAGGGCGACACCTTGCGCTCCATCGCCAAGCGCCTGGGCATCACCGAAAAAAGCCTCATGGAAGCCAACGGGCTCACCGACCCGGACAAGATCGCCGCCGGCAAGTCGCTCATCATCCCGGCCCGCTGA
- a CDS encoding M23 family metallopeptidase: protein MLERELDIFVRDGKGVRRIFTYRRWMFFCLVAGLCGLLALGAALWHYRAGHEGVEARRRDALARLAGLKADSLALRERARRLAEEAARIAAFNGKLAVMVDAPRDDEAAGALTDRLPPTFLEDDLGRRLGEFLGVLGGRMATQEAMQQELAHLLLERKLEFLAKPSLWPARGYITSGFGSRASPFGRGGDFHNGVDIKVPKGSPVGAAGAGRVTEAGPLSGYGLRIVVAHDFGLETVYAHLQKIEVKPGQEVKRGQRIGLSGNSGRTTGAHLHYEVRAAGTPVNPRQYMLD from the coding sequence ATGCTTGAACGCGAACTCGACATCTTCGTGCGGGACGGCAAGGGCGTCCGGCGGATCTTCACCTATCGGCGCTGGATGTTTTTCTGCCTGGTGGCGGGGCTGTGCGGGCTTTTGGCCCTGGGCGCCGCCTTGTGGCACTACCGGGCCGGGCACGAAGGCGTCGAGGCGCGGCGGCGCGACGCCCTCGCCAGGCTTGCCGGCCTCAAGGCCGATTCCCTGGCCCTGCGGGAGCGGGCGCGGCGGCTGGCCGAGGAGGCCGCCCGCATCGCCGCCTTCAACGGCAAGCTGGCCGTGATGGTGGACGCGCCGCGCGACGACGAGGCCGCCGGGGCGCTGACGGACAGGCTGCCGCCCACGTTTCTGGAAGACGACCTGGGCCGGCGGCTGGGGGAGTTCCTGGGCGTGCTGGGCGGGCGGATGGCCACCCAGGAGGCCATGCAGCAGGAACTGGCCCACCTGCTGCTCGAGCGCAAGCTGGAGTTTCTGGCCAAGCCGTCCCTGTGGCCGGCCCGGGGCTACATCACCTCGGGGTTCGGCTCCCGGGCCTCGCCGTTCGGCCGGGGCGGCGATTTCCACAACGGCGTGGACATCAAGGTGCCCAAGGGCAGCCCGGTCGGCGCCGCCGGGGCCGGCCGGGTCACCGAGGCCGGCCCCCTGTCCGGCTACGGGCTGCGCATCGTGGTGGCCCACGACTTCGGCCTGGAGACCGTCTACGCCCACCTCCAGAAGATCGAGGTCAAGCCCGGCCAGGAGGTCAAGCGCGGCCAGCGCATCGGGCTTTCGGGCAATTCCGGCCGCACCACCGGCGCCCACCTGCACTACGAGGTCCGGGCCGCCGGCACGCCCGTCAACCCGCGCCAGTACATGCTCGACTAG